Proteins encoded by one window of Paenibacillus urinalis:
- the dagF gene encoding 2-dehydro-3-deoxy-phosphogluconate aldolase, producing the protein MSKMAERLYKGRAALNVLAGSVSNAKDIFEAAEGYVLIGVLSKNYPDAVSAAEAMQSYGEGCADAISIGLGAGDPRQSEVVSEIAKHYAGSHINQVFTGVGATRANLSGKDSWINSLVSPCGKPGFVNMSTGPSSSMLAEKAIVPVEAAIALVADMGGNALKYFPMNGLETREEFLAVAKACAKANFALEPTGGIDKDNFRDILRLALDAGVPQVIPHVYSSIIDKETGLTNIQDVLELTQILKYEVDAHEGT; encoded by the coding sequence ATGAGCAAAATGGCGGAGCGATTATATAAAGGCCGTGCAGCACTGAACGTCCTGGCCGGGAGTGTAAGCAATGCAAAGGACATATTTGAAGCGGCGGAAGGTTATGTGCTGATCGGTGTATTATCCAAGAATTATCCGGATGCCGTGTCAGCTGCAGAAGCAATGCAGAGCTATGGCGAGGGTTGTGCGGATGCCATATCGATCGGACTTGGAGCAGGAGATCCAAGACAGTCAGAGGTCGTTAGCGAAATTGCAAAACATTATGCAGGTTCCCACATTAATCAGGTGTTTACTGGAGTTGGAGCGACTCGTGCCAATCTAAGCGGTAAGGACAGCTGGATTAACAGCCTCGTTTCTCCATGCGGCAAGCCTGGCTTCGTGAATATGTCTACCGGACCATCCAGTTCTATGCTGGCTGAAAAAGCTATCGTGCCCGTTGAAGCGGCAATCGCGCTTGTGGCAGATATGGGAGGGAACGCGCTGAAGTATTTTCCGATGAACGGCCTTGAGACAAGAGAAGAATTCCTAGCAGTCGCTAAGGCCTGTGCCAAGGCGAACTTTGCTCTCGAACCAACCGGAGGCATCGACAAGGACAATTTCAGAGATATCCTTCGGCTTGCTCTGGATGCAGGAGTTCCGCAAGTCATACCGCATGTGTACTCCTCTATTATTGATAAGGAAACAGGCTTAACTAATATCCAAGACGTACTTGAATTGACTCAAATTCTGAAGTACGAGGTGGATGCCCATGAAGGCACATAA
- a CDS encoding sugar kinase produces MKAHKRITAFGEVMMRLSVPNYETLSQSRSLTYAFTGTGVNIATAMARLGHEASIATTVPDNSLGDAAAASLRALELNTRFVRAEGSILGSYFLESGYGARPTRVTYGSRKNSSFNSTAKEAYNTMPIAQNTDYLHLCGIGLAMNANVRYQMKSLAEQVKSAGGKIVFDCNYRSTLWDEEERRHAKSYYEEMLHLADIVMMNERDAIYLLGYKSSNEGRTEQLQELIPMIASKYAINMIAGTQRVVRPDHHHSITGFMYKDDMMKLGRTMNTAVLDRVGAGDAYTAGIIHGDINGYDAEYAVQFATAASILAHTVPGDTAAISEQDIVKAMNELASDIER; encoded by the coding sequence ATGAAGGCACATAAGCGAATTACTGCTTTTGGTGAAGTGATGATGCGGCTCTCCGTCCCGAATTACGAGACATTGTCACAATCCAGGTCACTGACTTATGCCTTTACAGGAACAGGCGTTAACATCGCAACAGCAATGGCTCGCTTAGGGCATGAAGCCTCCATAGCTACCACCGTCCCGGACAATTCCCTAGGAGATGCGGCTGCAGCTTCGCTTCGGGCCTTAGAACTGAATACACGCTTTGTACGTGCAGAGGGCAGCATCCTTGGAAGCTATTTTCTGGAATCCGGATATGGGGCCAGACCAACGAGAGTAACCTATGGGAGCCGGAAGAACAGCAGCTTTAACAGCACAGCCAAAGAGGCTTATAACACAATGCCGATCGCTCAAAATACGGATTACTTGCATTTATGCGGTATTGGTCTGGCCATGAATGCGAATGTACGATATCAAATGAAGTCACTTGCAGAACAGGTCAAATCGGCAGGCGGGAAAATTGTGTTTGACTGTAATTACAGGAGCACACTGTGGGATGAAGAAGAACGCAGGCATGCCAAATCGTATTACGAGGAAATGCTGCATCTTGCAGATATTGTCATGATGAATGAGCGGGATGCCATATATCTGCTGGGATATAAGTCCAGCAATGAGGGGCGCACCGAGCAGCTTCAGGAGCTTATTCCTATGATCGCGTCCAAATATGCAATAAACATGATAGCAGGCACGCAGCGGGTGGTTCGTCCAGATCATCATCATTCGATTACGGGATTTATGTATAAGGATGATATGATGAAGCTGGGAAGAACGATGAATACTGCTGTTCTGGACCGGGTCGGTGCAGGTGATGCATACACAGCGGGTATTATACATGGTGATATTAATGGCTATGATGCTGAGTACGCGGTTCAGTTCGCCACAGCAGCGTCTATTCTGGCTCATACCGTGCCGGGCGATACAGCGGCTATATCCGAGCAGGATATCGTAAAGGCAATGAATGAGCTTGCATCAGATATTGAAAGGTAG
- a CDS encoding GntR family transcriptional regulator, giving the protein MIFVSLSRKKGPLYLQLKKIIRDRIVHGQYPVGTLIPSEPQLEQEFAVSKMTVRNAIKELQQEGYVLKQSGVGTTVQRNSVAPQLSKGKQFTEILVEQGETIYKRLVGKKMEQNSPDSKAHALFGDHCLCLERLYLLNDQPFIYYEHRLPLGLAEAEDWNVGDEFSLYEWLEDHHLVAEQYRDQFTVAPLSARIASELGMSEGDVVLRRQRFAYTEDGRAVEWSIGYYNTMLSPYIVNYQL; this is encoded by the coding sequence GTGATATTTGTGTCCTTGTCAAGAAAGAAAGGACCGCTCTATTTGCAGCTGAAAAAGATCATCCGAGATCGGATTGTGCATGGCCAATACCCGGTTGGTACCTTGATCCCTTCAGAGCCCCAGCTGGAGCAGGAATTTGCGGTAAGCAAAATGACCGTGAGAAATGCAATTAAGGAGCTGCAGCAGGAAGGATACGTGTTAAAGCAGAGCGGTGTAGGGACAACGGTTCAACGAAACAGCGTTGCGCCTCAACTATCGAAGGGCAAGCAGTTTACGGAGATCTTGGTTGAGCAAGGGGAAACGATATATAAACGGCTGGTTGGCAAGAAGATGGAGCAGAATAGTCCGGACAGCAAAGCTCATGCGCTGTTTGGGGATCACTGCTTGTGCCTCGAGCGCTTGTACCTGTTAAATGACCAGCCCTTTATCTATTACGAGCATAGATTGCCGCTTGGTCTTGCTGAGGCAGAGGACTGGAATGTTGGAGATGAATTTTCTTTATACGAATGGTTAGAGGATCATCATTTAGTAGCCGAGCAGTACCGTGATCAATTCACGGTAGCGCCGTTATCTGCACGCATCGCCAGTGAACTGGGCATGTCCGAAGGAGACGTTGTGCTTAGACGACAACGGTTCGCGTACACGGAAGATGGCCGTGCTGTGGAGTGGAGTATCGGATATTACAACACGATGCTAAGTCCCTACATCGTGAATTATCAACTCTAA
- a CDS encoding LacI family DNA-binding transcriptional regulator translates to MRNKVTMQQIADAAGVSKFAVSRALTGKSGVSETTREMIIRTAGQLGYFKNAAGLSKSANGESLKEQFITDNRKGIGTIVVLFPNIRYQNMDSLYWGPVFEGISARLNEMGHDILTLTEPSSEKIFSLLNPDAIQGIITVGTVSVSLLLEFQRLQIPVVMVDHIEPVFHCDTIFSDNITLMREMMNGLIGRGYREFQFVGNIKEAPSFMDRWTAYRMALDEHGIECPQKESLLGYQEDMDMIQSIHEIPSEELPEVFVCVNDITARFVIEELHKSGRSVPDRCSVTGFDNVESDQPILATVDVNKALLGKRAVDQLIWRLAHPESPYERLLIQADLIYRDHYAVTR, encoded by the coding sequence ATGCGGAACAAAGTTACGATGCAGCAAATTGCTGATGCAGCAGGCGTCTCCAAGTTTGCCGTCTCCAGAGCTTTGACTGGTAAGAGCGGAGTAAGTGAGACAACACGGGAAATGATTATACGCACAGCTGGACAGCTTGGTTACTTCAAGAATGCTGCGGGACTTAGCAAGTCAGCAAATGGTGAATCACTCAAAGAACAATTTATAACCGATAACCGTAAAGGAATCGGAACGATCGTTGTACTTTTTCCGAACATCCGATATCAGAACATGGATTCACTCTATTGGGGACCTGTATTTGAAGGGATCTCAGCGCGGCTAAATGAGATGGGTCATGATATCTTGACACTGACAGAACCTTCTTCAGAGAAGATTTTTTCCTTGCTGAATCCGGATGCAATTCAAGGGATTATTACCGTAGGAACCGTGTCAGTCTCTCTGCTGCTGGAATTTCAAAGACTTCAAATTCCTGTCGTGATGGTAGATCATATTGAACCGGTATTCCACTGTGATACGATATTCAGCGATAATATTACACTGATGCGGGAAATGATGAATGGCCTGATCGGCAGAGGCTATCGAGAATTCCAATTTGTTGGTAATATCAAGGAAGCCCCGAGCTTCATGGACCGGTGGACTGCCTATCGTATGGCACTGGACGAGCACGGGATTGAATGTCCGCAGAAGGAGTCACTGCTCGGATATCAGGAGGATATGGACATGATCCAATCGATCCATGAGATCCCATCGGAGGAATTACCTGAAGTATTTGTATGTGTGAATGATATTACTGCACGTTTTGTCATTGAGGAGTTACATAAGTCAGGACGTTCTGTACCGGATCGCTGTTCGGTGACGGGTTTCGATAATGTGGAATCTGATCAGCCGATACTGGCAACCGTCGATGTAAACAAAGCTCTTCTAGGCAAGAGAGCGGTTGATCAGTTGATATGGAGGCTGGCTCATCCCGAATCCCCATATGAGAGGCTCTTGATCCAGGCTGATCTTATCTATAGAGACCATTATGCAGTAACAAGATAA
- a CDS encoding LacI family DNA-binding transcriptional regulator, producing the protein MRKKVTIQQIANQAGVSKFSVSRTLTGKPGVSERTRELIVHVAEQLGYYNHMPISVSDSSAARSGDAGQINKETRNRGTILVLFPNVRFQNYDSAYWGPILEGVTTQLNEYGLDILTVTEPSHDNLFSLLNPEAIRGTITVGAVSSASLFDLHKLGIPVVMIDHMDASLCCDMIFTDNQTSMRELMQLLVTKGFRSFQFVGNKTEAYSFFERWTVFRLVLEQFGIACNQNEMLLKGTFEDIGQALTDMQGTLPEVFVCMNDATALDLIEQLSRHGIKTPDECLVTGFDHINDLHSISVTVHVNKKMLGMRAVDQMLWRIANPEAPMEKKQLAAELVIRNQLSVPTRGNEEAAISNN; encoded by the coding sequence ATGCGTAAAAAGGTTACCATTCAGCAAATTGCCAACCAGGCAGGTGTATCCAAATTTTCGGTTTCACGTACTTTGACTGGCAAACCAGGTGTCAGCGAGCGGACACGTGAGTTAATCGTACATGTGGCAGAACAGCTTGGTTATTACAATCACATGCCAATCTCTGTTTCCGACAGTTCCGCAGCTAGATCAGGAGACGCTGGCCAGATCAATAAAGAAACGAGAAACCGAGGTACGATTCTCGTTCTTTTTCCGAATGTTAGGTTTCAAAATTATGATTCAGCCTACTGGGGACCCATTCTGGAGGGAGTAACAACCCAGCTTAATGAATACGGACTCGACATCCTGACGGTTACCGAGCCGTCCCATGATAATTTATTCTCGCTCCTTAATCCAGAGGCAATAAGAGGCACAATAACGGTGGGAGCGGTCTCATCCGCAAGTTTATTTGATCTGCACAAGCTGGGTATTCCGGTTGTCATGATTGATCACATGGATGCGTCGTTATGCTGTGATATGATATTCACGGATAATCAGACAAGTATGCGAGAATTGATGCAGCTTCTAGTAACTAAGGGATTTAGAAGCTTTCAGTTTGTAGGCAATAAGACAGAGGCTTACAGCTTTTTTGAACGCTGGACCGTATTTCGGCTCGTGCTTGAACAATTTGGTATTGCATGTAATCAGAATGAAATGCTCCTCAAGGGAACTTTCGAGGATATAGGGCAGGCTTTGACAGACATGCAAGGTACACTGCCTGAAGTGTTCGTGTGTATGAATGATGCAACAGCGCTGGATCTGATTGAACAGCTTAGCAGACATGGGATCAAGACTCCGGATGAGTGCTTGGTTACGGGATTTGATCATATCAATGATCTTCATAGCATTTCTGTAACCGTGCATGTGAATAAGAAAATGCTCGGCATGAGAGCAGTAGATCAAATGCTGTGGCGAATTGCCAATCCGGAGGCGCCGATGGAGAAGAAGCAGCTGGCTGCAGAATTGGTTATACGGAATCAGCTAAGCGTACCAACAAGAGGGAACGAAGAAGCAGCAATCAGCAATAACTAG
- a CDS encoding ABC transporter substrate-binding protein yields the protein MRKMKALLSLLMVFTFIFLAACSGGADTPAAAPETTPETNTEASGGNDTEPAAETETENTEEAVAEDVPDLGGRVIKLSSWWDLTPTDTDAQGKALVEQLKKTEEKYNVKFEFVNIPYEEYMEKFTASVLAGEPLADITYLEYKAALPAIQKGQLHKISEFTTPESSINTDQRLANAGPALLGEQYGFYGGMPSNGGVGIHYNRDLFEELGLPDLQELYDKGEWTWDKMLEIAKQATKDTNNDGKMDTWGFSGWSAQVGRNLIVANGGNTVLDPEGDETKATEGLTDPRTIEAIEYLASLYNNNVVKVKSGDKSLWEETDTFKDGDIAMFHAAQWQIGDINFEIGVVPYPIGPQGNPEVTYGDTALNAYFIPKGVKDPALVYQIFEELYDVPQLEEYPSQNYLESLYSYEDDIRIIRENITGTGLVSLDEAYPEYPYYSFVADVLVENASVASAAEKYKQQAQASIDKLEAQNK from the coding sequence ATGAGAAAAATGAAAGCGCTTTTAAGTTTGTTGATGGTGTTTACGTTCATCTTTTTGGCAGCGTGTTCTGGAGGTGCTGACACACCAGCAGCTGCTCCAGAGACAACTCCAGAAACGAATACCGAAGCTTCAGGTGGTAATGATACGGAACCAGCTGCCGAGACGGAAACCGAAAATACGGAAGAGGCAGTTGCCGAAGACGTTCCCGATTTAGGCGGAAGAGTCATTAAGCTGTCGTCTTGGTGGGATCTCACTCCGACAGATACAGATGCACAAGGCAAGGCTTTGGTAGAACAGCTGAAGAAGACAGAAGAGAAGTACAACGTCAAGTTTGAATTCGTTAACATACCTTATGAAGAATACATGGAAAAATTCACAGCCTCTGTATTGGCGGGAGAGCCTCTCGCTGATATCACTTACCTCGAATACAAAGCAGCACTTCCTGCCATTCAGAAAGGCCAGCTTCACAAAATTTCGGAATTTACAACACCAGAATCCAGCATTAACACAGATCAGCGCTTAGCGAATGCGGGCCCCGCATTACTGGGTGAGCAATACGGGTTCTACGGCGGCATGCCAAGTAACGGCGGCGTAGGAATCCACTACAACAGAGATTTATTCGAAGAACTGGGACTGCCCGATCTTCAAGAATTATATGACAAAGGTGAATGGACCTGGGATAAGATGCTTGAGATCGCGAAGCAGGCCACAAAGGATACAAACAATGATGGAAAAATGGACACTTGGGGCTTCTCCGGCTGGTCCGCTCAGGTCGGACGTAATCTGATCGTGGCAAATGGCGGCAATACGGTGCTCGATCCAGAAGGAGACGAGACGAAGGCAACGGAAGGTCTCACCGACCCTCGTACGATTGAGGCGATAGAATATTTGGCGTCACTATACAACAATAACGTGGTCAAAGTGAAATCAGGAGACAAGTCTCTGTGGGAAGAAACAGACACATTCAAGGACGGCGATATTGCCATGTTCCACGCTGCACAATGGCAAATCGGTGATATTAATTTTGAAATCGGTGTCGTTCCTTATCCAATCGGACCACAAGGTAATCCTGAAGTTACCTATGGAGATACGGCTCTGAATGCTTACTTCATCCCGAAAGGTGTGAAGGATCCGGCACTTGTATATCAGATCTTCGAGGAATTGTACGATGTTCCACAGCTCGAGGAGTATCCTTCCCAGAACTACTTAGAAAGCCTCTACTCCTACGAAGATGACATCCGCATTATAAGAGAGAACATTACAGGAACTGGCTTGGTATCTCTTGACGAGGCTTATCCAGAGTATCCATATTACAGCTTCGTTGCTGATGTTCTTGTTGAGAACGCTTCCGTGGCTTCGGCTGCGGAGAAATATAAGCAGCAGGCTCAGGCTTCGATTGATAAGCTGGAAGCACAAAATAAATAA
- a CDS encoding extracellular solute-binding protein: MNPLMRVQTWLKMILVFAVGSSVMFSASGTGTVAADENASMLQSTEQAPQSQDLILTNDESYSEYMEKYEQASYPDESIILDAAKVSSLEGEGSEIVSNAEGSSGQSIITGEDSTLEWTFKVETAGLYYISSTYYPIEGKSSAIERSLLIDGKLPFREAAFIQMDRVWDNLKPEVQQDNRGNDLRPQQHETPAWQTTMLKDSNGYYEEPFAFYFSQGTHTLSFIAQREPVIIKELTLHKYEEPASYEQYASLKTSEGVDSPAGVLIELQAEDAAAKSSPTLYPLMDRSSPATYPYSPKLSKVNTIGGYNWRIPGQWIEWEVEVPKEGLYKLAFNTKQNFVRGIYSTRKLTINGEIPFEEMSRIPFRYENGYEMRIMENESSEPYLYHLKAGTNTIRMEVTLGEFAPLIREVEDSLIELNSMYRKILMITGTAPDEVRDYRVDERIPDLLEVFSDESERLKRVGAQLRALSQGSGDQDALLKTMSLQLDEMVDDPDTIPRRLQAYKTNTGGLGTWLQQIREQPLEIDSIYIASSDQTISNKGSSWFAEMWHEIVTFFYSFFIDYDSIGSVASESEEGRTVTVWIGSGRDQANTIKSMIDETFTPETGIQVNLKLVPMGSLLPATLSGQGPDVAMQMGNDIPVNYAMRNAAADISVFSDYDEVAARFRDSALVPYTYEDGVYALPETQTFNMLFYRKDVLNELGLDVPQTWDEVWSLLSVLDKNHMDFGLPLVVQPSYPGENVPPNSVYSMLLFQTEGEFYRDGGKESDLDSQIGIDAFKQWTEFYTDYKLEREYDFANRFRTGEMPIGIADYTTYNQLTVFAPEIRGMWGFTVIPGTEQDNGSINRSVASGGSGVLMLEGAEDKEAAWEYMKWWTSEETQVKFGREMEGLMGAAARYPTANINALEKLPWPVEDFDQLQAGFEWVEGIPEVPGGYFTGRHLINAFYRTVDGQIEPREALMDYVQYIQDEIRAKRSEFGLTE; the protein is encoded by the coding sequence TTGAATCCGCTGATGCGTGTGCAAACATGGTTAAAAATGATACTGGTATTTGCGGTCGGCTCCAGTGTGATGTTCTCTGCTTCAGGCACAGGAACTGTCGCTGCCGATGAGAATGCTTCGATGCTTCAATCTACGGAACAAGCCCCCCAGTCACAAGATCTGATTCTGACCAATGATGAATCATACAGCGAATATATGGAGAAGTATGAGCAGGCATCTTACCCTGACGAATCCATCATACTGGATGCAGCGAAGGTAAGCTCTCTTGAGGGGGAAGGTTCAGAAATCGTTTCAAATGCGGAGGGAAGCTCGGGACAATCGATAATAACAGGGGAAGACAGCACTTTGGAATGGACTTTTAAGGTCGAAACAGCTGGCCTTTACTATATTTCATCCACTTATTACCCAATCGAGGGCAAGAGCTCAGCCATCGAACGAAGTCTGCTTATTGATGGGAAGCTTCCATTTCGTGAGGCGGCCTTCATTCAGATGGACCGGGTATGGGACAATCTGAAGCCTGAGGTACAACAGGATAATCGAGGCAATGATCTTCGTCCTCAGCAGCATGAGACCCCGGCTTGGCAAACGACGATGCTTAAGGATTCTAACGGTTATTATGAGGAGCCGTTTGCCTTTTATTTCAGCCAAGGCACTCACACCTTATCATTCATTGCACAACGTGAGCCGGTGATCATCAAGGAGCTTACGCTTCACAAGTATGAGGAGCCGGCCTCTTATGAACAATATGCAAGCCTGAAGACATCTGAAGGAGTGGATTCACCAGCCGGCGTGCTCATTGAGCTTCAGGCAGAGGACGCTGCAGCGAAATCTTCCCCAACCCTCTATCCGCTGATGGATCGATCCAGCCCGGCGACCTATCCATACAGTCCGAAGCTGTCAAAAGTGAACACAATCGGCGGCTATAACTGGCGGATCCCAGGTCAGTGGATTGAATGGGAGGTCGAGGTGCCGAAGGAAGGATTATATAAGCTTGCATTTAACACGAAGCAGAATTTTGTAAGAGGAATCTATTCGACGAGAAAGCTGACAATTAATGGTGAAATCCCATTCGAAGAAATGAGCAGAATTCCTTTTCGATACGAGAATGGCTACGAAATGCGAATCATGGAAAATGAATCGAGCGAGCCTTATTTGTATCATTTGAAGGCCGGCACGAACACCATTCGTATGGAGGTTACACTTGGCGAGTTTGCACCACTTATACGCGAGGTAGAGGATAGCCTTATCGAACTGAACTCCATGTACCGCAAAATTTTGATGATAACAGGTACGGCCCCTGATGAAGTACGCGATTACCGAGTCGATGAACGGATTCCTGATCTGCTCGAAGTGTTCAGCGATGAGAGCGAGCGATTGAAGCGAGTCGGAGCACAGCTAAGAGCATTGTCTCAAGGCAGCGGTGACCAGGATGCACTTTTGAAAACGATGTCATTGCAGCTCGATGAAATGGTCGATGATCCGGATACGATTCCTAGACGACTCCAGGCCTACAAGACCAATACAGGAGGCCTCGGTACATGGCTCCAGCAAATAAGAGAACAGCCGCTTGAGATCGATTCTATCTACATAGCTTCATCAGATCAAACGATTTCTAATAAGGGAAGCAGCTGGTTTGCAGAAATGTGGCATGAAATCGTGACCTTCTTCTATTCCTTCTTCATTGATTACGATTCCATCGGGAGTGTGGCAAGTGAATCAGAGGAGGGCAGAACGGTCACGGTATGGATCGGAAGTGGTCGAGACCAGGCGAATACGATTAAATCCATGATTGATGAGACCTTCACTCCAGAGACAGGAATCCAGGTTAATCTGAAGCTGGTTCCGATGGGTTCCTTGCTGCCTGCGACCTTATCCGGTCAGGGTCCTGATGTTGCTATGCAAATGGGAAATGACATTCCGGTCAATTATGCGATGCGTAATGCAGCTGCTGATATATCTGTATTTTCGGATTACGATGAAGTAGCCGCAAGATTTCGTGACAGTGCTCTAGTTCCATACACCTATGAGGATGGCGTATATGCACTTCCTGAAACACAGACGTTCAACATGCTGTTCTATCGCAAGGATGTCTTGAATGAATTGGGACTCGATGTACCTCAGACGTGGGATGAAGTATGGAGTCTTCTCTCTGTTCTGGATAAGAACCATATGGATTTTGGTCTGCCGCTGGTCGTACAGCCAAGCTATCCAGGAGAGAACGTACCTCCGAACTCTGTATATTCGATGCTGCTCTTCCAGACGGAAGGAGAGTTCTACCGGGATGGAGGCAAGGAGTCGGACCTCGATTCCCAGATCGGCATTGATGCCTTTAAACAATGGACGGAGTTCTATACAGATTACAAGCTGGAACGAGAATATGACTTTGCGAACCGTTTTCGGACGGGAGAAATGCCGATTGGCATTGCGGATTACACGACCTATAACCAATTGACCGTCTTTGCGCCAGAAATTCGCGGCATGTGGGGATTTACAGTGATTCCGGGAACGGAGCAGGATAATGGTTCCATCAATCGTTCTGTAGCCAGCGGAGGAAGCGGTGTACTCATGCTGGAAGGTGCTGAAGATAAAGAAGCGGCTTGGGAGTATATGAAATGGTGGACCAGCGAGGAAACACAGGTCAAATTCGGACGTGAGATGGAAGGATTAATGGGCGCGGCTGCCAGATATCCAACAGCGAATATTAATGCACTTGAGAAGCTGCCATGGCCAGTTGAGGATTTTGATCAGCTGCAGGCCGGATTCGAATGGGTAGAGGGTATTCCGGAAGTCCCAGGCGGTTACTTTACAGGACGACATCTCATTAATGCTTTTTATCGTACGGTTGATGGACAGATTGAACCGCGCGAGGCGCTGATGGATTACGTTCAATATATTCAGGATGAAATTCGTGCCAAGCGCAGTGAATTTGGCCTGACGGAATAG
- a CDS encoding carbohydrate ABC transporter permease, which produces MSNIQIENKTRTVPPQGERALRDSKTSRLIKEIKVKKHLYILMAPYMILFLMFTVLPVVLSIIISFTYFNMLEMPKFVGWQNYTRLFLEDDIFLIALKNTLLFAAITGPVSYFACFIFAWIINELSPKWRAFMTLIFYAPSISGNVFFIWLLIFSGDRYGIINGLLIEIGILLEPIQWLKTEAYVLPIIILVQLWLSLGTGFLAFIAGLQTVDKTLYEAGAVDGIKNRWQELWYITLPSMKPQLMFGAVIQITTSLAVSDVSIQLAGFPSVNYAAETIVTHLMDFGTIRFEMGFASAIATVLFIIMIGSNIIVQKLLRRVGE; this is translated from the coding sequence ATGTCCAATATTCAGATTGAAAACAAGACTCGCACAGTCCCTCCACAGGGCGAACGGGCGCTTCGAGATAGCAAAACCAGCAGATTAATCAAGGAGATAAAAGTAAAGAAGCATCTCTATATACTGATGGCACCTTATATGATTTTGTTCCTGATGTTCACTGTATTGCCGGTTGTTCTCTCCATTATTATCAGCTTCACGTACTTCAACATGCTCGAAATGCCAAAGTTTGTAGGATGGCAGAATTATACTCGACTGTTCCTTGAAGATGATATTTTCTTGATTGCCTTGAAGAACACACTACTATTTGCTGCCATTACAGGACCAGTCAGTTATTTTGCATGCTTTATCTTCGCCTGGATCATCAATGAGCTGAGTCCAAAATGGCGAGCCTTCATGACCCTGATCTTCTATGCTCCTTCCATCTCAGGGAATGTCTTCTTCATATGGCTGCTGATCTTCTCCGGGGACCGTTATGGGATCATTAACGGATTGCTCATTGAAATTGGAATACTGCTCGAGCCTATTCAATGGCTCAAAACCGAAGCCTATGTGCTGCCGATCATTATCTTGGTTCAGCTGTGGCTTAGTCTTGGGACGGGATTCCTAGCTTTTATTGCGGGTCTTCAAACCGTTGACAAGACGTTATATGAGGCAGGAGCCGTTGACGGTATTAAGAATCGATGGCAGGAGCTGTGGTATATTACCCTGCCTTCAATGAAGCCCCAGCTGATGTTCGGTGCCGTTATTCAGATTACAACTTCACTTGCCGTGTCGGATGTGTCCATTCAGCTAGCGGGATTCCCAAGCGTCAATTATGCAGCAGAGACGATTGTGACTCATTTGATGGATTTTGGCACGATCCGCTTCGAGATGGGATTTGCATCGGCAATTGCAACGGTATTGTTCATTATCATGATTGGCTCCAACATCATTGTCCAAAAATTATTGCGTAGAGTAGGTGAATAA